CTTGAGTCTCTCAGCACCATACAGAAGCAAGACATTACCCCCACAACCTCGTTCCCAGTGCCGGGGGATACCACAATCCCCCCTGTTACACCAGAAGTCCCTCAGCAATTTCTCAGAGATCCTCAGGACAGCGTACCTCCTGAGAGTTCAAACAGTGGCGGAGGGGTCGTAGTCTTGGCCATGTCCCAGATAGCGACTCCCTCTCAGCCCCAGCAGTCACAGGTCCCCCTATTCCCCCAGGATGGGGTGACCCAGCTGGAGAGGGCAGTAAGAGAGCTACAGGCGGGAGGAAACACCACCTTCCAGCAGGTGTTGGAGGCGGCTGTAGCCCAGCAGCAGCTAAACTCTGTGCTGTACAGCCCCACCCCCTCTGCAGACACCCTTCAGCAGCATGTCCAGGAGAACATGAATAGCCTTAGATTGGGAAACACAGATAATACACTCTCGACACAGCAACAGCTAcaaatacagcagcagcagcagcagcagatgcaacaacaacagcaaatgcaacagcagcagcagatacaacagcaacaacagatgCAACAGCAGatgcaacagcaacaacaaatacaacagcaacaacaaatacaacagcagatgcaacaacaacaacaacaaatacagcAACAGTTTCAACAGCATCCACACTTGCAGCAACATCAACTCCTTGGTAaccttcagcagcagcagcagcaaggtcTTGGCAACATGCAGAttcaacaaccacaacaacttATATTACAGCCACAAGACCAGCAGCaactacagcagcagcaaatgATAGAGAATATtcagcagcaacagctgcagcaAAATCAGCAACAGCAAGTCCTTAACAGCATCCAACTTCAGGATcagcaacaacaaaatcaaataCTTACCAATTTACAGCAACATcagctacagcagcagcatcagcagcagcagcaacaacaacaacaacaacaacaacagcaaaatCAAGCATTGAGCAACTTGCAACAACAActgcaggagcagcaggtgTTGGAGAATTTGCAGCAGCACCTTCAGGCTGAGTTGCTTCAGCCCCAGATCCACTCCGCTCCCCAAGTCCAGCAGCCAGTGTCCCTGCTTCAACAGACTGGAGAGCTGCTCACCATTCAGACCAGCTTCCCCACACAACCCCCGACCCACACATCTCCCCCACAGCAGCTCTTTCAATCGCCACGGCCCCTCGCTGAGACCCAGAGCCCCCAACAGCAGGTCCAGGCTGCCATGCTCCAAAACACACTGACAGTTCTGACCAGTGGCAGTCTCAACTCAGAGCAGCAGCCTACAGGGTCGACCCTATACCTTTCTCCAAACCCTCAGCCCCAACAACAGCAACCGCAGCTGACTTTCATCTCCTCCATGGAGACCTCTAACAGCCAGCCCCAGTCCGTTGCAATGTTTCAGAACCAACCCCAAACTCAGCTTTCCCAAATGCAGCAACAGAGCACCCccatggagcagcagcagtctcCACAGCAGAACCAACAACAGCAACCACAGCTTCCAATGGGCCAGCAGGGCTCCCTGTTCCAAAGTATCCAGAACCACTCTCAGCCTAACACCGTCTCTCAAAGCCAGCTCTCCCAGCCCCAGCAGGCAGGTCTCCTGCTCTGCACCACAGATCTTAACCCCCAGGCTATTCCCCCAACGATTCTCTTCAGCACCCAAACACAAGGCCCTTCCCAGATGGGGAGCATTAGCGTTGGGATCCAGCAGTCTGACTCAGCAGAGCCCATGTCCTTCCAAGACCAGAGCTCCTCAGGCGGAGGAAACACATCTTCCGCTGAGAGCCGGCAGCAGAGCCTGTTCCAGGAACAGCAGCCAATGCAAGTGGGTTTAAGTTCCAGCAGCGTCCAGAGCAGTCAGCCTGTGGAGCTGTTCCTGCCACAGACATCTCTGTCCAGCCTGCAGAGCACTATTGGCTCACAGGAGCTGAACAACCAGGCTCCATCCCCTGGCACGACCATATTTGTGGTCCAGGGCAGTGTGGGTGTGGTAGCCAACCCTGGCCAGCAGCCCCCGGAGCAGCTTTTCCAGACAACCGTGGGTGGAAATGTGGCTGCACAAGGACCGGCCAACCTGTTTGTGTTTGGCATCCAGAATGGTAAGTCTCCACTTTTAGCACAGGGAATCCAAGCTAAATTGAATTACTGCCAATGCCTTTACCTGCTGTTTGATTATAAGGATTATTTCCATGATCTCTCCCTTCCAGACCCACCCCAACTGCTCAATTCCTCCGGACCTGCCCTCGCTGCTCAAGGCCCGCCTCAGAGCTCTAATCACATGCAGCCTCTGTTGGACCAGCCGATGGGCCAAGCTGCCTCCACAATGCCATCTAACATGCATAGCAGCTTACAGAGCACCCTCGAGGCCCAAATGCAGTCAAGCTTAGAGAGCGCCATGCAGACCAGCCTACAGAATGCgatgcagacaaacacacaaacagctctGCAGTCCAGTTTACAGGCAACCATAGAAACAAGCCTGCCGACTCCAATGCAGACCAATCTACAGACACAGGGCAGCTTACAGAATCAATTGCAGGCCTCAATATCTGCGTCGTCCAACATGGATAAATTTGAGGACATACTGGAAAGCCTGCAAAAGCAGTGAAAAGTGTTTGGACCATGTTGCCACTAAGGAGAGTGAGTGGAATGTAGCCTATACTTATACACCCTAACAAAGACCAGAGAGCGGTGGTCTATGATGTTTTGTGAAATGCCACAAAACTTAGAAAGCAATtagatatttaataattaaaagcCCGTTTACCTAAAACCTAAATTATGAGCTCTTGCAATTGTTTTTATGGAATATTTATAATTGTTATAGCCTACATACATCCATCGTCCTTGAATCGAAGAATACGCCTTTGTTATTACCCCTCTCGCAGGATCAGAGAGGCCTGTAATAACTGCTTTATCCATCAGTCTCAGAAATGCAGTGTATTGTTGTTAGAGGTTTTTGAATAATATGAGCCTAAGAGATGATGATAAAAAAACCTACCAGGTTAGGTGGAAAAACTGGAAAGGGATAAAGAATGTCAGCAACAGGGAGACGGGAATAGTATTGTCAGAGTAGGCGGAGTAGATAAAACAGCCAGCGATGAAGTGAATATCAGATTGTGTCAGATATAAGCTGAATCTCATTTTATGAGTGTAAAGACTTCAAGCCCAATATGAGGGGAAGAGATGTGAGAGGTGTTTTTGTCTGTTCGTCATGTGAATATCATTTACCTGGCATAATAGGGATGGAATAAGGTCGCCACTCAATTGAATCTAATGACATGGATAACGTAGGATATTTTGCAGTTAATTAGACCCTGGTTTTGCAAACgtaaacaatttaaataaaatctaCTCTAAGAGTAGAGACTAACAAATTAAGtacatttgtaaaatgtttgccTCCACAATATGTGCTTAACATGAGCAGACTCTAGTAGCACAGAGTTTGAGCATTGATCGActccacacaaaaaaaactcaCTCACCAAAATGGTGATCAGTCAATACATTCTGGTATTGTAGGGGGTTCCCccatgtgcaaaaaaaaagagggactATCAAACACTCACAAATGAGATTCCCCCTTGTGATAACTGTGACTTGGCCCTTTGGTTTTGGCTCCTCCCAGTATTTTCATAGGTCAAGGCGTCATTACTGGGCTTGCAGAAGCTTTCTTGGTCAAATTTTAGGAAGCATTCAACTATGTAGTGTGTgtatacttttttgttttgaaaaattgGTAACTTTTACCAATTTAATGTGGATAGAAAGAAACGTTCCACTTGTGAAAATGGAGTGTTGTGTggttttataaacattttatcTCAAGCACTTTATAACCTCTAGCTAATCCTTATATTCGTCCACAGCTCTCTACTGACACAGCTGAATTTGTACTCGGAAATATCCAGTTAAAAAAACGAAAAATATAACACAGCAGTTGTCTTTGTAAAGGTAAATACATCCTAAccaattatttttacattttatcttgTCTGAATATTTTTGAGGTCTATGACAACTTTGTATAGGATGTCTACTCACTGTTGAATTCCTCTTTGTATTCAGTCTGTGGTCCAGTCTAAACAAACAGCCATTCCCACAAAAGCATTGTCAATGTTCAGTGTCTGAGTGGTAAGTAGGCCTTTGTGTTTTAGACACTGACAAAACACCctaacatttttctttagttGGTCCATTTGAAATGAAGGAGTTTTCATCGTATTGTTATTTGTACTATTTACTGTTCAATCTGTCACTTGAGACTGTTTCACCTTGTGTTGTGTTAGATATTTAAGTTTTCGTCTCAGTGTTGGTACCGTGTGCAGGCCGGCGCCGTGTGAAGTTGGCATCCAGTGACCGTCCCATGTGTTGTGAACAGGGGCTCACTGGTAAATGAAATCTCTGTTACATAGAGGCCGCCATTTTGACCTATGGTGCTATGTGCAGGAGTGGTGGGCACTTCTGATTTGATGTTAGTACATAACAGTTTATACTTATCTTTATAGCACTGACAATAATTGTTAGTTTTGAAGCGCATTGAGTCTAGAGCTGGCTGTTGTTGTGGGGTCAGACTGGAGCGCACCCAGGCATACCAAAGCTCCTGTTGTGAATCATTTTGTCTCATACATGTCCTTGCAAATGTTATCATGTTTACTCATTCGTACTTACTCATTTAAGTTATGCAGCTCTTACATGGATAGTAATTCAGCATGTGTTTTTGAGTGCAAGATTTATAAAAGATACGTAAAGGTACTTTGTGTCATGGATCAGTTTTCCTCTAAACATTTCCACCAATTTGATACATTACATTACT
Above is a genomic segment from Eleginops maclovinus isolate JMC-PN-2008 ecotype Puerto Natales chromosome 2, JC_Emac_rtc_rv5, whole genome shotgun sequence containing:
- the LOC134877589 gene encoding nuclear factor of activated T-cells 5-like isoform X2, encoding MPSDFISLLSSDFDLNSPKSLYSKESVYDLLPKELQLQPSSTQTDPPTMSQQSGGEAGPPPSAAVASDATSSTSSPSASSSLAMGASSSGSSTSSSDHLKAPQHLHSTGEDGAGAAETQGMEGAVSAPSRGNSGANTATGDIGSGVLSGPGVQQPQNTPSKRRPVLNISPPPEDLFDDSQMSCQEEPSVSAPTGPDSEHSSSMWADDSVSNFSLLSSVSYNDNTEVPRKSRKRTPRQRPGPKPAPPEDSMDVFDADSAKAPHFVLSQLGTDKTSPSSLESGTAVKGGSLSTQYPQRSDGKELKILVQPETQHRARYLTEGSRGSVKDRTQQGFPTVKLEGVNEPVVLQVFVANDAGRVKPHGFYQACRVTGRNTTACKEVDIEGTTVIEIPLEPSSDMTLAVDRVGILKLRNADVEARIGVAGSKKKSTRARLAFRVNIPQPDGSVLTLQVTSSPILCTQPAGVPEILKKSLHSCSVRGGEEVFIIGKNFLKGTKVIFQENIADDSSWQAEAKIDMDLFHQNHLIVTVPPFQNQSITSPISVGIYVMTNAGRSHEAQPFTYNPDPADNSEVRTIKTEGPSLVSTCIFDCQIKSISSEQTDSSAPPSKRQEDTPMEVSSNPPPTEPSPDPLVVVQQTLELSSNPHPGGESFQSPMPLQHEDVELSQAPPVFPSLESLSTIQKQDITPTTSFPVPGDTTIPPVTPEVPQQFLRDPQDSVPPESSNSGGGVVVLAMSQIATPSQPQQSQVPLFPQDGVTQLERAVRELQAGGNTTFQQVLEAAVAQQQLNSVLYSPTPSADTLQQHVQENMNSLRLGNTDNTLSTQQQLQIQQQQQQQMQQQQQMQQQQQIQQQQQMQQQMQQQQQIQQQQQIQQQMQQQQQQIQQQFQQHPHLQQHQLLGNLQQQQQQGLGNMQIQQPQQLILQPQDQQQLQQQQMIENIQQQQLQQNQQQQVLNSIQLQDQQQQNQILTNLQQHQLQQQHQQQQQQQQQQQQQQNQALSNLQQQLQEQQVLENLQQHLQAELLQPQIHSAPQVQQPVSLLQQTGELLTIQTSFPTQPPTHTSPPQQLFQSPRPLAETQSPQQQVQAAMLQNTLTVLTSGSLNSEQQPTGSTLYLSPNPQPQQQQPQLTFISSMETSNSQPQSVAMFQNQPQTQLSQMQQQSTPMEQQQSPQQNQQQQPQLPMGQQGSLFQSIQNHSQPNTVSQSQLSQPQQAGLLLCTTDLNPQAIPPTILFSTQTQGPSQMGSISVGIQQSDSAEPMSFQDQSSSGGGNTSSAESRQQSLFQEQQPMQVGLSSSSVQSSQPVELFLPQTSLSSLQSTIGSQELNNQAPSPGTTIFVVQGSVGVVANPGQQPPEQLFQTTVGGNVAAQGPANLFVFGIQNDPPQLLNSSGPALAAQGPPQSSNHMQPLLDQPMGQAASTMPSNMHSSLQSTLEAQMQSSLESAMQTSLQNAMQTNTQTALQSSLQATIETSLPTPMQTNLQTQGSLQNQLQASISASSNMDKFEDILESLQKQ
- the LOC134877589 gene encoding nuclear factor of activated T-cells 5-like isoform X3, translated to MPSDFISLLSSDFDLNSPKSLYSKDATSSTSSPSASSSLAMGASSSGSSTSSSDHLKAPQHLHSTGEDGAGAAETQGMEGAVSAPSRGNSGANTATGDIGSGVLSGPGVQQPQNTPSKRRPVLNISPPPEDLFDDSQMSCQEEPSVSAPTGPDSEHSSSMWADDSVSNFSLLSSVSYNDNTEVPRKSRKRTPRQRPGPKPAPPEDSMDVFDADSAKAPHFVLSQLGTDKTSPSSLESGTAVKGGSLSTQYPQRSDGKELKILVQPETQHRARYLTEGSRGSVKDRTQQGFPTVKLEGVNEPVVLQVFVANDAGRVKPHGFYQACRVTGRNTTACKEVDIEGTTVIEIPLEPSSDMTLAVDRVGILKLRNADVEARIGVAGSKKKSTRARLAFRVNIPQPDGSVLTLQVTSSPILCTQPAGVPEILKKSLHSCSVRGGEEVFIIGKNFLKGTKVIFQENIADDSSWQAEAKIDMDLFHQNHLIVTVPPFQNQSITSPISVGIYVMTNAGRSHEAQPFTYNPDPADNSEVRTIKTEGPSLVSTCIFDCQIKSISSEQTDSSAPPSKRQEDTPMEVSSNPPPTEVFKPSPDPLVVVQQTLELSSNPHPGGESFQSPMPLQHEDVELSQAPPVFPSLESLSTIQKQDITPTTSFPVPGDTTIPPVTPEVPQQFLRDPQDSVPPESSNSGGGVVVLAMSQIATPSQPQQSQVPLFPQDGVTQLERAVRELQAGGNTTFQQVLEAAVAQQQLNSVLYSPTPSADTLQQHVQENMNSLRLGNTDNTLSTQQQLQIQQQQQQQMQQQQQMQQQQQIQQQQQMQQQMQQQQQIQQQQQIQQQMQQQQQQIQQQFQQHPHLQQHQLLGNLQQQQQQGLGNMQIQQPQQLILQPQDQQQLQQQQMIENIQQQQLQQNQQQQVLNSIQLQDQQQQNQILTNLQQHQLQQQHQQQQQQQQQQQQQQNQALSNLQQQLQEQQVLENLQQHLQAELLQPQIHSAPQVQQPVSLLQQTGELLTIQTSFPTQPPTHTSPPQQLFQSPRPLAETQSPQQQVQAAMLQNTLTVLTSGSLNSEQQPTGSTLYLSPNPQPQQQQPQLTFISSMETSNSQPQSVAMFQNQPQTQLSQMQQQSTPMEQQQSPQQNQQQQPQLPMGQQGSLFQSIQNHSQPNTVSQSQLSQPQQAGLLLCTTDLNPQAIPPTILFSTQTQGPSQMGSISVGIQQSDSAEPMSFQDQSSSGGGNTSSAESRQQSLFQEQQPMQVGLSSSSVQSSQPVELFLPQTSLSSLQSTIGSQELNNQAPSPGTTIFVVQGSVGVVANPGQQPPEQLFQTTVGGNVAAQGPANLFVFGIQNDPPQLLNSSGPALAAQGPPQSSNHMQPLLDQPMGQAASTMPSNMHSSLQSTLEAQMQSSLESAMQTSLQNAMQTNTQTALQSSLQATIETSLPTPMQTNLQTQGSLQNQLQASISASSNMDKFEDILESLQKQ
- the LOC134877589 gene encoding nuclear factor of activated T-cells 5-like isoform X1; translation: MPSDFISLLSSDFDLNSPKSLYSKESVYDLLPKELQLQPSSTQTDPPTMSQQSGGEAGPPPSAAVASDATSSTSSPSASSSLAMGASSSGSSTSSSDHLKAPQHLHSTGEDGAGAAETQGMEGAVSAPSRGNSGANTATGDIGSGVLSGPGVQQPQNTPSKRRPVLNISPPPEDLFDDSQMSCQEEPSVSAPTGPDSEHSSSMWADDSVSNFSLLSSVSYNDNTEVPRKSRKRTPRQRPGPKPAPPEDSMDVFDADSAKAPHFVLSQLGTDKTSPSSLESGTAVKGGSLSTQYPQRSDGKELKILVQPETQHRARYLTEGSRGSVKDRTQQGFPTVKLEGVNEPVVLQVFVANDAGRVKPHGFYQACRVTGRNTTACKEVDIEGTTVIEIPLEPSSDMTLAVDRVGILKLRNADVEARIGVAGSKKKSTRARLAFRVNIPQPDGSVLTLQVTSSPILCTQPAGVPEILKKSLHSCSVRGGEEVFIIGKNFLKGTKVIFQENIADDSSWQAEAKIDMDLFHQNHLIVTVPPFQNQSITSPISVGIYVMTNAGRSHEAQPFTYNPDPADNSEVRTIKTEGPSLVSTCIFDCQIKSISSEQTDSSAPPSKRQEDTPMEVSSNPPPTEVFKPSPDPLVVVQQTLELSSNPHPGGESFQSPMPLQHEDVELSQAPPVFPSLESLSTIQKQDITPTTSFPVPGDTTIPPVTPEVPQQFLRDPQDSVPPESSNSGGGVVVLAMSQIATPSQPQQSQVPLFPQDGVTQLERAVRELQAGGNTTFQQVLEAAVAQQQLNSVLYSPTPSADTLQQHVQENMNSLRLGNTDNTLSTQQQLQIQQQQQQQMQQQQQMQQQQQIQQQQQMQQQMQQQQQIQQQQQIQQQMQQQQQQIQQQFQQHPHLQQHQLLGNLQQQQQQGLGNMQIQQPQQLILQPQDQQQLQQQQMIENIQQQQLQQNQQQQVLNSIQLQDQQQQNQILTNLQQHQLQQQHQQQQQQQQQQQQQQNQALSNLQQQLQEQQVLENLQQHLQAELLQPQIHSAPQVQQPVSLLQQTGELLTIQTSFPTQPPTHTSPPQQLFQSPRPLAETQSPQQQVQAAMLQNTLTVLTSGSLNSEQQPTGSTLYLSPNPQPQQQQPQLTFISSMETSNSQPQSVAMFQNQPQTQLSQMQQQSTPMEQQQSPQQNQQQQPQLPMGQQGSLFQSIQNHSQPNTVSQSQLSQPQQAGLLLCTTDLNPQAIPPTILFSTQTQGPSQMGSISVGIQQSDSAEPMSFQDQSSSGGGNTSSAESRQQSLFQEQQPMQVGLSSSSVQSSQPVELFLPQTSLSSLQSTIGSQELNNQAPSPGTTIFVVQGSVGVVANPGQQPPEQLFQTTVGGNVAAQGPANLFVFGIQNDPPQLLNSSGPALAAQGPPQSSNHMQPLLDQPMGQAASTMPSNMHSSLQSTLEAQMQSSLESAMQTSLQNAMQTNTQTALQSSLQATIETSLPTPMQTNLQTQGSLQNQLQASISASSNMDKFEDILESLQKQ